From one Solanum lycopersicum chromosome 12, SLM_r2.1 genomic stretch:
- the LOC101261208 gene encoding uncharacterized protein — translation MVKGSRQWHEKLPLLGYRTTICMSVGDTSYSLVFGIEVVIPTKVEIPSVRIIVEGETDDDEWIRTQLDQLSLIDEKRLTSTCHGQLYQKIMAQAYNKKVCPKCLEEGQLVLRCIQPPQVEVKGKLSPNWEVPFIVKKV, via the coding sequence ATGGTGAAAGGATCTCGACAATGGCATGAAAAATTGCCTTTGTTGGGTTATCGCACTACAATATGTATGTCAGTAGGGGACACCTCCTATTCATTGGTATTTGGGATTGAGGTAGTTATACCTACAAAGGTTGAGATTCCATCCGTACGAATTATTGTGGAGGGTGAAACTGATGATGATGAGTGGATCAGAACCCAGTTGGATCAATTGagtttgattgatgagaagcgATTGACATCAACATGTCATGGACAGTTGTATCAGAAAATAATGGCACAAGCATACAACAAAAAAGTGTGTCCCAAATGTCTCGAAGAGGGTCAATTGGTATTGAGATGCATTCAACCACCTCAGGTCGAAGTCAAAGGTAAATTGTCTCCAAATTGGGAAGTACCATTCATTGTAAAGAAGGTATAA